The genomic window CTCTCACATAATCACGCAGCACCACCACCTCTGCTGCCCCCGGACTGTCCACCGGTTTCCTCCCAGTGACCAGCTCCAGCAAAATCACCCCAAAGCTATAGACATCGCACTTGTCACTATATCTTAAACTCTGGGAAGCCAACTCCGGTGCCACATATCCTACGGCATTATGAAACTTGGTTAAGACATAGTTGCCCAGGATTGGCAGCAGCCTCCCCAGCCCATAATCAGATAACTTAGCTTCATATCCTTCATCTAATAGTATGTTTGTAGATTTGATGTTGAGGTGCAGGACTTGGGGACTGCAGTCATGGTGAAGATAGGTGAGAGCCCTCGCAATTCCGAGAGCAATATTGAATCTCCTAGACCAGAACAGCTCTCCCCTGCcaccactgctactgccaccggaATGGACAATGCGAGAACCATGGAGGTGGTCATAGAGGCTCCCATTGGGGACGTATTCAGATAGAATCAACTGCATTGTGGACGACCAGTAGTAGCCTTGGAATGCCACCAGATTGGGGTGCCTGAGGCCACCTAGCCGGCCCATCTCCTGCTCGAACTCATCCTGGTTTCTGATTCTCCCGAGTGTCTCAAGCTTCTTCACAGCGATGGAGATGCCGCCCTCGAAGCTGGCCTTATAGACAGTTCCAATTGATCCGCCACCAACCAGGCAGTCCTTATCAAGCAGTGCCTTGGTCCCTGCCTCCCAATCTTCATACTTGGAAGGTAGACTCTTGCTGAAAAGAACCAACTTTCCAATGATCACATTTGAATCAGTGGAAGGTGGAGGGGTGCTCTCAGAAACCAGAATCTCTTcctcccctctcttcttcctATATGCCTGGATGTTCATAACAGTGACCACGCAGACACCGATAAGAATCACCGCGGCGGCAACAATGGCCACTATGGCGGTTGTGCTCAACAGCCTTGTTCGCCGGGAACGACCACTCGAGCAGGAATTTTCTAAAGGGGGGCCACAGAGATATGGATTGTGAGAGAAAGCCAAGGGTCCAAATTGTTGGATGGTGGGAGAGGACGGGATGGCACCACTGAGATTGTTGTAAGAGACATTGAAATGGGTTAGCAGTGTTAGATTCCCCAGTGAGTCAGGGATAGTTCCTGTGAGCGAATTCTCAGAGAGATCGAGGAATTTGAGCTTTGCGAGGTCCCCAATTACTGCCGGGATGCTCCCGTCGAGCTGGTTTCGATGGAGGTCGAGGTATTGGAGGTAGGTGATGTTATAAACAGCATCAGGGATTCCTCCTTGCAAATGATTTCCTGATAAGTCCCTGTAAAACCACAATTCCGTGAATCCTTCAATTAATTCCTGAAAGAAATGATTGTTTTTAAGGCTTATgaatggagcttttactgttagGAAGGACTTACAGCTCGAGAAGGAACCGGCATTGGCTCAGGGCACCGGGAATCCCGCCGGAAAGTTGAAGGTTTTTGAGGTCCAGAATCTGGAGCAGCTCAGCACTGCC from Elaeis guineensis isolate ETL-2024a chromosome 4, EG11, whole genome shotgun sequence includes these protein-coding regions:
- the LOC105043357 gene encoding LOW QUALITY PROTEIN: uncharacterized protein (The sequence of the model RefSeq protein was modified relative to this genomic sequence to represent the inferred CDS: inserted 1 base in 1 codon), with product MTTRRCFLLAAATSLFLLFRLSPVSPATAEEKELLLEFKGNVTADPGGALASWSATPGRDPCGDFAGVTCGPSGDVEKILVHNASLAGTLSAALAGLPSLQIISLFGNRFSGGIPSEFAALTTLHKLNLSKNELSGXVPSFLGDFPSLRLLDLSMNSFFGEIPENLFKNCFKTRYVSLSHNNLSGPIPASIANCANLVGFDFSFNNLTGEFLPEICEPPAINYVSLRNNSLSGTVADKVSRCPSLDLFDLGSNSFSGSVPFDLLALQNLSYFDVSSNKFQGEIPAINTCSARLGHFDLSSNALDGGIPSGITNCRALKYFDLSFNELSGSIPADIGSLKSLNVLRLGNNAAIGGSIPPELGSAELLQILDLKNLQLSGGIPGALSQCRFLLELDLSGNHLQGGIPDAVYNITYLQYLDLHRNQLDGSIPAVIGDLAKLKFLDLSENSLTGTIPDSLGNLTLLTHFNVSYNNLSGAIPSSPTIQQFGPLAFSHNPYLCGPPLENSCSSGRSRRTRLLSTTAIVAIVAAAVILIGVCVVTVMNIQAYRKKRGEEEILVSESTPPPSTDSNVIIGKLVLFSKSLPSKYEDWEAGTKALLDKDCLVGGGSIGTVYKASFEGGISIAVKKLETLGRIRNQDEFEQEMGRLGGLRHPNLVAFQGYYWSSTMQLILSEYVPNGSLYDHLHGSRIVHSGGSSSGGRGELFWSRRFNIALGIARALTYLHHDCSPQVLHLNIKSTNILLDEGYEAKLSDYGLGRLLPILGNYVLTKFHNAVGYVAPELASQSLRYSDKCDVYSFGVILLELVTGRKPVDSPGAAEVVVLRDYVRGVLENGTASDCFDLNLRGFVETELIQVLKLGLISTSEAPSRRPSMAEVVQFLESIKTNS